Proteins encoded within one genomic window of Humulus lupulus chromosome 1, drHumLupu1.1, whole genome shotgun sequence:
- the LOC133805708 gene encoding BTB/POZ and MATH domain-containing protein 6-like: protein MASSPSSLNAQNSNKNTESGASSSPSLPPLPPNILLSPEDHFQDDDSGFQTAPSSPPPEPASPPPNSTTFPADVSESLFQISSPPPPQTITPSAPLPAALHERDALPSHHLLKIKSFSTLSKSPIEKFINDFEAGGYKWNFSIYPTGDKSKDGENYLSVYLEIVETSTLPAGWEVNALFNFFIFDHIRDKYVGPQDATVKRFHFMKTQWGVVKFIDLETFKNPCNGYLVNDTCGFGVEVFVVKTTSKAQCFSLINNPVTYRPGSIFSNVTQTTAKRYVTAFSVFGDYKWRIIFYPKGYQEEGNKINNIISIYLDVDASTLSADSKLLVHYTIGMENQKKNGKHFERSDTNTIGSIARGFREFMSETNFKDPENGFVVDDKCSISVEIEVLGIVTLE from the exons ATGGCATCTTCGCCATCGTCGTTGAATGCCCAAAATTCCAACAAAAATACAGAGAGTGGGGCTTCTTCATCACCATCACTACCTCCTCTTCCCCCTAACATACTCCTATCTCCAGAAGATCATTTTCAAGATGACGACTCCGGCTTTCAAACAGCTCCTTCTTCTCCTCCGCCAGAACCAGCTTCGCCTCCTCCCAATAGCACTACTTTTCCGGCTGATGTAAGTGAAAGTTTGTTTCAAATCTCTTCTCCTCCTCCGCCCCAGACTATCACACCCTCTGCCCCTCTTCCTGCCGCACTACATG AAAGAGATGCTCTGCCGAGCCACCATTTGCTAAAAATTAAGTCCTTTTCCACACTTTCGAAATCGCCCATAGAGAAATTCATTAATGATTTTGAAGCAGGGGGCTACAAATG GAACTTTTCTATATACCCAACTGGGGACAAGAGCAAAGATGGGGAAAACTATTTATCTGTTTACTTGGAAATAGTGGAAACAAGTACTCTTCCTGCTGGTTGGGAAGTCAATGCTCTCTTTAATTTCTTCATATTCGATCATATTCGTGATAAATATGTTGGTCCCCAAG ATGCGACAGTAAAGCGATTCCATTTTATGAAGACACAATGGGGTGTCGTCAAGTTTATTGATCTTGAAACATTTAAGAATCCATGCAATGGTTACCTTGTTAATGACACATGTGGTTTTGGTGTTGAGGTTTTTGTGGTTAAAACTACATCGAAAGCGCAGTGTTTTAGTTTGATTAACAATCCTGTGACTTACCGGCCCGGCTCGATTTTTTCTAATGTCACACAAACAACAGCCAAACGTTATGTAACTGCGTTCTCTGTTTTTGGAGACTACAAATG GAGGATTATTTTCTATCCTAAAGGATACCAAGAAGAAGGCAATAAGATCAACAATATCATATCAATATATCTTGATGTGGATGCTTCAACTCTTTCTGCTGACTCAAAACTACTTGTGCATTACACTATAGGAAtggaaaaccaaaagaaaaatggCAAACATTTTGAACGAAGCG ATACCAACACAATTGGTTCCATTGCTCGGGGTTTTCGTGAGTTCATGTCCGAGACTAATTTCAAAGACCCAGAAAATGGTTTTGTGGTGGATGACAAATGCAGTATAAGTGTTGAGATTGAAGTTCTTGGTATAGTTACACTAGAATAA